A window of the Lactuca sativa cultivar Salinas chromosome 5, Lsat_Salinas_v11, whole genome shotgun sequence genome harbors these coding sequences:
- the LOC111883570 gene encoding uncharacterized protein LOC111883570, giving the protein MRRSLGKLSQPVIGHTSRKALVLSSSSSDFSTSAGNDGGGRGRGRGSDFPKFGVIDSVPGKNEPPTPEDKKPFSPPLGRGHGHGRGKPQFSSFGAPGVNTVAGRGRGQTTPVPPSQSDDTSQPKRPIFFRKDGDVILPPKAETQEKTKTNLPSSILSVLSGAGRGKPAQPTANVGTEKGEEVNRHIKPRQQQQQQQQPVVKPRPSSPKMSQEEAINKARGILSRGGDVVGEDGGGFRGAGGRGMGGQRGGWTGRGRGRGRGRGRGRGRGMSEFDENEEDEEETELDKVNAEKLAKYLGPEKFDILTQAFEEASANVLPSPEEDAHVDAMHTNLLLECEAEYLMAEFDSNPDIDEKPPVPLRDALEKMKPFLMAYENIQTNKEWQDVVEETMKNVPLMKELVEFYSGPNTNRVTAKKQGEELERVANTLPATAPASVKRFTDRAVLSLKSNPGWGFDKKCQFMDKLVSEVSQTYK; this is encoded by the exons ATGAGACGGAGCTTGGGAAAGCTTTCACAACCTGTTATCGGCCACACGAGCAGAAAAGCCCTTGtcttgtcatcatcatcatctgattTCTCTACATCTGCTGGAAATGATGGTGGCGGCAGAGGGCGGGGCCGAGGATCTGATTTCCCCAAGTTCGGTGTCATAGATTCTGTTCCTGGTAAGAATGAGCCACCAACTCCTGAAGACAAGAAACCCTTCTCCCCTCCACTCGGTCGTGGTCATGGTCATGGTCGGGGGAAACCTCAATTTTCTTCTTTCGGGGCGCCAGGTGTCAATACTGTCGCTGGCCGTGGTCGTGGACAAACGACACCTGTCCCACCTTCTCAATCTGATGATACTTCACAACCTAAGAGACCTATATTCTTTCGCAAGGACGGAGACGTAATTTTACCTCCAAAAGCAGAAACCCAAGAGAAGACTAAGACTAATCTCCCATCAAGCATTTTGTCGGTTTTATCCGGTGCGGGTCGTGGAAAGCCCGCCCAACCAACAGCAAATGTTGGCACTGAAAAGGGCGAGGAAGTAAATCGCCATATCAAACccagacaacaacaacaacaacaacaacaaccagtAGTAAAGCCTCGACCAAGTTCCCCTAAAATGAGTCAAGAAGAGGCGATCAACAAGGCTAGGGGGATACTTTCAAGGGGCGGTGatgtggtcggtgaagatggtgGAGGGTTTAGAGGAGCGGGTGGTCGTGGTATGGGAGGTCAACGGGGAGGTTGGACTGGAAGGGGTAGGGGGAGAGGTAGGGGTAGGGGTAGAGGGAGAGGAAGGGGGATGTCTGAGTTTGATGAGAATGAGGAAGATGAGGAAGAAACAGAGCTTGACAAAGTGAATGCTGAAAAGCTTGCTAAATATCTTGGTCCTGAGAAGTTTGACATTTTGACTCAAGCATTTGAAGAAGCCAGTGCAAATGTGTTACCCTCTCCTGAAGAAGATGCCCATGTGGATGCAATGCATACCAATCTTTTG TTGGAGTGTGAAGCAGAATACTTAATGGCTGAGTTTGATTCGAATCCTGACATTGATGAGAAGCCTCCTGTACCTCTTCGAGATGCTCTTGAGAAAATGAAGCCCTTCCTAATGGCTTATGAAAATATTCAAACCAACAAAGAGTGGCAG gATGTTGTGGAAGAGACGATGAAGAATGTGCCTCTAATGAAAGAACTTGTGGAGTTCTATAGTGGGCCCAACACTAACAGGGTGACTGCTAAAAAACAAGGGGAGGAGCTTGAGAGAGTTGCAAATACTCTGCCTGCAACTGCACCTGCCTCTGTCAAGCGATTTACTGATCGAGCTGTTCTCTCtctcaag AGCAACCCAGGTTGGGGATTCGACAAAAAATGTCAGTTTATGGATAAGTTGGTTTCCGAGGTTTCACAGACTTACAAATGA